The proteins below come from a single Tissierella sp. MB52-C2 genomic window:
- the prdB gene encoding D-proline reductase (dithiol) protein PrdB, protein MTVIKGLQSEIFVPITPPPVWTPVTKELKDMVVALVTAAGVHEKTDERFNLAGDFTFRKVKDTTPSQELMVSHGGYDNGDVNKDINCMFPIDRLHELAKDGIIKSVAPVHVGFMGGGGNQEKFKNETGPEIAKILKEEGVDAVLLTAGUGTCHRSAVIVQRAIEEAGIPTIIIAALPPVVRQNGTPRAVAPLVPMGANAGAPHDTEMQYNICKESLQKLVEIDSPGKIVPLPYEYIAKV, encoded by the coding sequence ATGACAGTAATAAAAGGATTACAATCAGAAATATTTGTACCAATTACACCACCTCCAGTATGGACTCCTGTAACTAAGGAATTAAAGGATATGGTAGTTGCTTTAGTTACAGCAGCTGGTGTTCATGAAAAGACAGATGAAAGATTTAACTTAGCAGGAGATTTTACTTTTAGAAAAGTTAAAGATACTACTCCATCACAGGAATTAATGGTATCCCATGGTGGATATGATAATGGAGATGTAAATAAAGATATTAACTGTATGTTTCCTATAGATAGATTACACGAACTTGCAAAGGATGGAATTATAAAATCAGTAGCTCCAGTACACGTTGGATTCATGGGTGGTGGAGGAAATCAGGAAAAGTTTAAAAATGAGACAGGTCCAGAGATTGCAAAGATACTCAAGGAAGAAGGAGTAGATGCTGTACTGTTAACAGCTGGATGAGGTACTTGCCACCGCTCTGCCGTGATTGTGCAGAGAGCGATTGAGGAAGCAGGTATACCAACTATTATAATAGCTGCTCTTCCTCCAGTAGTAAGACAGAATGGTACTCCAAGGGCAGTTGCACCATTAGTACCAATGGGAGCAAATGCAGGAGCTCCACACGATACAGAGATGCAGTATAATATCTGTAAGGAATCTTTACAAAAACTAGTAGAAATAGATTCACCAGGTAAAATAGTTCCACTGCCATATGAATATATTGCAAAGGTTTAG
- the prdA gene encoding D-proline reductase (dithiol) proprotein PrdA encodes MAISAELAEKLKNEVAVVCCRVEAGTIISASNLEDPGIFPDLVDSGLLTIPETPVKIGEAIGAKVLKTIDSLTPLTPEILEGMKTLESEVKNIELDNGNEKAVFKNNMKAGDIITAEDLENPMNFEKLEDSLLIKLDDKVLTREEVIGKKLSKDTPALTPVTKEVLEGFDAQESTPAISTGNGGVIKIKIAEGKGIDIEVPIFGLSTPVVEAKETIKDIVVEEPKKKPEKIVRKLVKRHFNITEVKFGEETKIEGTTLYIRENIGEDAVKVDKLVKNIKVEIITPDKYNTYSETIMDIQPIATKEEGGKLGQGFTRVLDGVIMMVTGTDENGVQIGEFGSSEGILEENIMWNRPGAPDKGDIFIKTEVTIKANTNMERPGPLAAHKASDFITQEIREVLKTLDECLVVNEEEFVQKRRPDKKKVVIVKEIMGQGAMHDNLILPVEPVGILGAKPNVDLGNVPIVCSPLEILDGAIHALTCIGPATKECSRHYFREPLVIEALRDEEVDLCGVVLVGSPQINSEKFYVSERVGMTVEAMDADGAVVTTEGFGNNHIDFASHIEQIGMRGTPVVGASFCAVQGALVVGNQYMTHMIDLNKTEAGIENEILSCNTLTHDDALRILAMLKSAMAGEEVKAPERKWNKDIKENNLQLIEKATNKKIARPDNETSLPMSEKRRKKYS; translated from the coding sequence ATGGCAATAAGTGCTGAATTAGCAGAAAAACTAAAGAATGAAGTTGCTGTAGTATGTTGTAGAGTCGAAGCTGGAACTATAATATCAGCAAGTAATCTTGAGGATCCAGGAATATTTCCTGATCTTGTAGACTCTGGGTTATTAACTATACCAGAAACACCAGTAAAGATTGGAGAGGCTATAGGAGCAAAAGTATTAAAAACTATAGATTCACTAACACCATTAACTCCAGAAATACTAGAGGGAATGAAGACTTTAGAATCAGAAGTTAAAAATATAGAATTGGATAATGGAAATGAAAAGGCAGTATTTAAAAATAATATGAAAGCTGGAGATATAATAACAGCAGAGGATCTGGAGAATCCTATGAACTTTGAGAAACTAGAGGATTCATTGCTTATTAAACTTGATGATAAAGTACTTACTAGGGAAGAAGTCATAGGAAAGAAATTATCTAAAGATACTCCTGCTTTAACTCCAGTAACAAAAGAAGTCCTAGAAGGATTTGATGCCCAAGAATCTACACCGGCTATATCTACTGGAAATGGCGGAGTAATTAAAATTAAAATTGCAGAGGGTAAGGGTATAGACATTGAGGTTCCAATATTTGGACTATCTACACCTGTAGTAGAGGCTAAAGAAACTATAAAGGACATAGTTGTAGAAGAACCTAAGAAAAAACCTGAGAAAATAGTTAGAAAACTAGTTAAAAGACATTTTAATATAACAGAAGTAAAGTTTGGTGAAGAAACTAAGATTGAAGGAACAACTCTATATATCAGAGAAAATATTGGGGAAGATGCAGTAAAGGTAGATAAATTAGTTAAGAATATTAAAGTTGAAATAATCACACCTGATAAATACAATACTTATTCTGAAACCATAATGGATATTCAGCCAATAGCTACGAAAGAAGAAGGAGGCAAATTAGGACAAGGTTTTACTAGAGTCCTTGATGGAGTAATTATGATGGTAACAGGTACTGATGAAAATGGAGTCCAAATAGGTGAGTTTGGTTCATCAGAAGGAATTCTTGAAGAAAATATAATGTGGAATAGACCAGGGGCTCCAGATAAGGGAGATATATTTATTAAGACTGAAGTTACAATAAAGGCTAATACAAACATGGAAAGACCAGGACCGTTGGCAGCTCATAAAGCTTCAGATTTCATTACTCAAGAAATAAGAGAAGTCCTAAAGACTTTGGATGAATGCTTAGTAGTTAATGAAGAAGAATTTGTTCAGAAAAGAAGACCAGATAAGAAAAAAGTAGTAATAGTTAAGGAAATCATGGGACAAGGAGCAATGCATGATAATTTAATTCTTCCTGTTGAACCAGTTGGAATATTAGGAGCTAAGCCTAATGTTGACCTTGGAAATGTTCCAATAGTTTGTTCACCTTTAGAAATACTAGATGGGGCTATTCATGCTCTTACTTGTATAGGACCTGCTACAAAGGAATGTTCAAGACATTACTTTAGGGAGCCTCTTGTAATAGAAGCTCTAAGAGATGAGGAAGTGGACTTATGTGGAGTTGTACTAGTAGGTAGTCCTCAAATCAACTCTGAGAAATTCTATGTATCAGAGAGAGTAGGTATGACGGTAGAGGCCATGGATGCTGATGGTGCAGTAGTTACTACAGAAGGATTTGGAAACAACCATATCGACTTTGCAAGTCATATTGAGCAAATAGGAATGAGGGGAACTCCAGTAGTTGGAGCATCTTTCTGTGCTGTACAAGGTGCTTTGGTAGTTGGAAATCAGTATATGACTCATATGATAGACCTTAACAAAACAGAGGCAGGAATTGAAAATGAAATACTTTCCTGTAACACTTTAACTCATGATGATGCACTTAGAATATTAGCAATGTTAAAATCAGCTATGGCAGGAGAAGAAGTTAAAGCTCCTGAAAGAAAATGGAACAAGGATATAAAAGAGAACAATTTACAATTAATAGAGAAGGCGACGAATAAGAAAATAGCAAGACCAGATAATGAAACTTCTTTACCTATGAGTGAGAAGAGAAGAAAGAAATATAGTTAA
- the prdC gene encoding proline reductase-associated electron transfer protein PrdC codes for MELYVIPLKQHIGAPCTPVVNMGDEIKRGQCIAEPNGLGAKIHTSVSGKVIKITEEHIEIEAEDLDNKDYIKIKKCNSIVETAYEAGIVGAGGAGFPTHIKLQSEIPDGYIIANCIECEPILNHNIRLLEENPEIVLKGIRYAMEATKAPKGYIAIKAKNKKAIDSLRKAIGDKDDVEVKELRDMYPMGEERAIIYEIFGAWLEPTQLPIEAKCVVMNGETLANLTRAVEDLKPVIDKDITIGGKLKSGKESNVFFQMPIGTPIKKLIEQCGGIDGDFGEVIIGGPYTGKASDLERAVVTKTSGGAIVTIPLPEFEGPLGLLVCACGADETRLRDIAGKMKSQVVAVTKCKNLVEIRGANKCLTPGHCPGQVQGIMDLKKNGAKRVLISNCSDCTNTVMACAPKMGVGVYHHTDHIFRTVDHELSRRLPVEE; via the coding sequence ATGGAGTTATATGTAATTCCTTTAAAGCAGCATATAGGTGCTCCTTGTACACCTGTAGTAAATATGGGAGATGAAATAAAGAGGGGACAATGTATAGCAGAGCCTAATGGTCTTGGTGCTAAGATACATACAAGTGTGTCTGGAAAAGTTATAAAAATAACAGAAGAACATATAGAAATTGAAGCAGAAGATCTAGACAATAAGGATTATATAAAAATAAAGAAATGCAATAGTATAGTAGAAACAGCTTATGAGGCAGGTATAGTGGGAGCAGGTGGAGCAGGTTTTCCAACTCATATAAAGTTGCAATCTGAAATTCCAGATGGATATATTATTGCAAATTGCATAGAATGTGAACCAATTTTAAACCATAATATAAGACTTTTAGAAGAAAATCCTGAAATAGTGTTAAAAGGCATAAGATATGCCATGGAAGCTACAAAAGCACCAAAGGGATATATAGCGATAAAGGCTAAAAATAAAAAAGCTATAGATTCATTGAGAAAAGCTATTGGCGATAAAGATGATGTAGAAGTAAAAGAATTAAGGGATATGTATCCAATGGGAGAAGAAAGAGCTATAATCTATGAGATATTTGGTGCTTGGCTAGAGCCTACTCAGCTTCCAATAGAGGCAAAATGTGTAGTGATGAATGGAGAGACTTTGGCGAATTTAACAAGGGCTGTTGAAGATTTAAAGCCTGTAATAGATAAGGACATTACCATAGGTGGAAAGCTTAAAAGCGGGAAAGAATCAAATGTGTTTTTCCAAATGCCTATAGGTACTCCAATAAAGAAACTTATAGAACAATGTGGTGGAATTGATGGAGATTTTGGAGAAGTAATAATTGGAGGTCCATATACAGGAAAGGCTTCTGATCTTGAGAGAGCTGTAGTCACAAAGACATCTGGCGGTGCCATAGTTACCATACCTTTACCAGAATTTGAAGGACCCCTAGGATTATTGGTATGTGCCTGTGGTGCAGATGAAACTAGACTTAGAGATATAGCAGGAAAGATGAAGTCTCAAGTAGTAGCAGTTACAAAGTGTAAGAACCTTGTGGAAATACGAGGTGCAAATAAATGTCTAACGCCAGGACATTGCCCAGGGCAGGTTCAAGGTATAATGGACTTAAAGAAAAATGGTGCAAAAAGAGTTCTAATTTCTAATTGCAGTGATTGTACAAATACTGTAATGGCTTGTGCACCTAAAATGGGAGTAGGTGTATATCACCATACAGATCATATATTTAGAACTGTAGACCATGAATTATCTAGAAGACTTCCAGTGGAAGAATAA
- a CDS encoding CBO2463/CBO2479 domain-containing protein gives MKYTDNARYMEGIIVEISDGAVSIDFKGRMGFLKIPMRMLITDYPLQVGQEVGLSMSYVEVLKEEPNEKYISNLSKKDKEV, from the coding sequence ATGAAATACACTGATAATGCTAGGTATATGGAAGGAATTATAGTTGAAATAAGCGATGGTGCTGTAAGTATAGATTTTAAAGGCAGAATGGGATTTTTAAAAATTCCCATGAGAATGTTAATTACAGACTATCCCTTACAAGTAGGTCAAGAAGTGGGTTTGAGTATGAGTTATGTGGAAGTTTTAAAAGAAGAACCTAATGAAAAATATATAAGTAATTTAAGTAAAAAAGATAAGGAGGTATAA